In the genome of Persephonella sp. KM09-Lau-8, one region contains:
- the cas2 gene encoding CRISPR-associated endonuclease Cas2, with translation MFVIVTYDITDDRRLNKVRKILKKYLYWSQLSTFEGEISEGKLAQCMAEVDEVINPAEDSIYVYEVKNPKNIKKKVLGIEKNYMDNFL, from the coding sequence ATGTTTGTGATAGTTACCTACGACATTACGGATGATAGAAGACTAAACAAAGTAAGGAAAATTTTAAAGAAATATCTTTACTGGAGCCAACTATCTACGTTCGAAGGGGAAATTTCAGAAGGAAAACTTGCACAATGTATGGCAGAAGTAGATGAGGTTATAAACCCTGCTGAAGACAGTATTTATGTTTATGAGGTAAAAAATCCTAAGAATATAAAGAAAAAAGTTTTAGGAATAGAAAAGAATTATATGGACAATTTCTTGTGA
- the cas1b gene encoding type I-B CRISPR-associated endonuclease Cas1b, which produces MSRRFYINSNGRLRRKENTLYFETEQDGQTIKKALPINDIDAIYVFGEIDINTKALNYLSQYDIPIHFYNYYGFYSGSFLPRKKNVSGYLLVEQVKHYLDNNKRQYIAISFIEGAIHHILRNLRKNEINPKDYEDIEKDLLPKIFETKTSEELMAIEGNIRDRYYQLFNKIIKNKDFFMEKREKRPPDNPINALISFGNSIMYNTVLTEIYRTQLDPTISYLHSPQEKRFSLSLDLAEIFKPFIIDPLIFSLINTGQISIKDFDKDLNYAYLNEDGRKKFLKAYEERLAKTVKHRKLKRKVSYRQLIRLECYKLIKHLIGDEIYQSFKAWW; this is translated from the coding sequence ATGTCTCGAAGATTCTACATTAATTCAAACGGAAGGCTTCGAAGGAAAGAAAATACTCTATATTTTGAAACAGAGCAGGATGGACAAACCATAAAAAAAGCTCTTCCAATAAATGATATTGATGCAATTTATGTATTTGGAGAAATTGACATAAACACAAAAGCTTTAAACTACCTTTCCCAGTACGACATTCCAATTCACTTTTACAACTATTATGGCTTTTATTCAGGAAGTTTTTTACCTAGAAAGAAGAATGTATCTGGCTATCTATTAGTTGAACAGGTTAAACATTATTTAGATAATAACAAAAGACAGTATATAGCAATTTCTTTTATAGAAGGAGCCATACATCATATTTTGAGAAATTTAAGAAAAAATGAGATAAATCCTAAGGATTATGAAGATATTGAAAAGGATTTATTACCTAAAATTTTTGAAACAAAAACATCTGAAGAATTAATGGCAATAGAGGGAAATATAAGAGATAGGTATTATCAACTTTTCAACAAAATCATTAAAAATAAAGATTTTTTTATGGAAAAAAGAGAAAAAAGACCGCCAGACAATCCAATAAATGCATTAATTAGTTTTGGAAACTCTATAATGTACAATACTGTTTTAACTGAAATTTATAGAACCCAGCTTGATCCTACAATTAGCTATCTTCATTCACCGCAAGAAAAAAGATTTTCTCTTTCCCTTGATTTAGCTGAGATTTTTAAGCCGTTTATCATTGATCCTTTGATTTTTTCATTAATAAATACAGGTCAGATATCTATTAAAGATTTTGATAAGGACCTGAACTATGCATATTTGAATGAAGATGGAAGAAAAAAGTTTCTAAAAGCTTATGAAGAAAGGCTTGCAAAGACCGTAAAGCACAGAAAACTAAAAAGAAAAGTTTCTTATAGGCAACTGATAAGGCTTGAGTGCTATAAATTGATTAAACATTTAATTGGAGATGAGATTTATCAATCATTTAAAGCATGGTGGTAA
- a CDS encoding DUF2231 domain-containing protein, with the protein MAELHPPIVHFAIALTIIGVIFELLGFALKRESLKHAAFWTFIVGVLAVWGAMISGEAAEEAVEHLIEGTYAEKVFEPHEELGKILPWIFTGLGLFRIFLYVKENSKLMVIYLIAAFIGIGLIGYQGRLGGKLVYEYGIGVKPLMEKANIIHKSKNEED; encoded by the coding sequence CCATTTTGCAATAGCCCTAACAATAATAGGAGTAATTTTTGAGCTTCTTGGTTTTGCACTTAAAAGAGAAAGTTTAAAACATGCGGCCTTTTGGACATTTATTGTTGGTGTATTAGCTGTATGGGGAGCTATGATTTCTGGAGAAGCTGCCGAAGAAGCGGTTGAACATTTGATAGAAGGAACATATGCGGAAAAAGTTTTTGAACCTCATGAAGAACTTGGAAAAATTCTTCCCTGGATATTCACAGGATTAGGGTTGTTTAGGATTTTTCTCTATGTTAAAGAAAATTCTAAGCTTATGGTAATTTATTTAATTGCAGCATTTATTGGTATAGGGCTTATAGGTTATCAGGGAAGATTAGGTGGTAAGTTAGTTTATGAATATGGTATTGGTGTAAAACCTTTGATGGAAAAAGCCAATATAATTCACAAATCTAAAAATGAAGAAGATTAA
- a CDS encoding arsenate reductase ArsC: MPIKIGFICTGNSARSQMAEGFGKYYAKKLGKDIEIYSAGSNPSGYVHPFAIKVMTEKGLDISQNKSKSLDDIPLNELDYVITLCGDAAETCPVVPGANTQHWGLPDPAKAEGTEEEKLQTFRQIRDKIEEKVKNLLEGL, from the coding sequence ATGCCTATAAAGATAGGTTTTATCTGCACTGGAAATTCTGCCCGTAGTCAGATGGCGGAGGGATTTGGAAAATATTATGCAAAAAAATTAGGAAAAGATATTGAGATTTACTCTGCAGGGTCTAATCCTTCTGGATATGTGCACCCTTTTGCAATAAAAGTTATGACAGAAAAAGGATTAGATATTTCACAAAACAAATCAAAATCCCTTGATGATATACCTTTAAATGAGCTTGATTATGTAATAACCCTTTGTGGAGATGCTGCTGAAACTTGTCCTGTTGTTCCCGGTGCTAACACTCAGCATTGGGGACTTCCTGACCCCGCAAAAGCAGAAGGAACAGAAGAAGAAAAGCTTCAAACTTTTCGTCAGATTAGAGATAAAATAGAAGAAAAGGTAAAAAATCTTCTTGAAGGACTTTAA
- the thiE gene encoding thiamine phosphate synthase, whose product MKELKLSLYVITDEKLLEGKNIAKAVEEAILGGADIIQYRAKNKSSREMYQEATQIKKLCDKYNKPLIINDRVDIALAIDADGVHVGQDDLDVEVVRRLIGFDKILGLSTKNIEQVEEANKLPIDYIGFGSIFPTGTKEDAQLAGLEQLKKAIEISIQPVVAIGGINENNLQAVLDIGCENIAVVSAVFKDENIRQNTKRLKDIITKKKRMGF is encoded by the coding sequence ATGAAAGAACTGAAACTTTCCTTATATGTAATCACAGATGAAAAACTCCTTGAAGGAAAAAACATAGCAAAGGCTGTTGAAGAAGCCATTTTAGGCGGAGCAGATATTATCCAGTATAGAGCAAAAAACAAATCCTCCAGAGAAATGTATCAGGAAGCCACGCAAATAAAAAAATTATGTGATAAATACAACAAACCACTAATAATAAATGATAGAGTAGATATTGCTCTGGCTATAGATGCTGATGGTGTTCATGTGGGACAGGATGATTTAGATGTTGAAGTGGTTAGAAGATTAATCGGTTTTGATAAAATCCTTGGACTGTCTACAAAAAACATAGAACAGGTTGAAGAGGCAAATAAACTTCCCATTGATTATATAGGTTTTGGCAGTATCTTCCCGACAGGAACCAAAGAAGACGCCCAGCTTGCAGGACTTGAACAACTTAAAAAAGCCATAGAAATTTCTATTCAACCTGTAGTCGCAATAGGAGGAATAAATGAAAACAATCTGCAAGCAGTTTTAGATATAGGTTGCGAAAATATTGCTGTCGTATCTGCAGTTTTTAAAGATGAAAACATAAGACAAAATACAAAACGTTTGAAAGATATAATAACCAAAAAGAAAAGAATGGGATTTTAA